One Syngnathoides biaculeatus isolate LvHL_M chromosome 4, ASM1980259v1, whole genome shotgun sequence DNA window includes the following coding sequences:
- the mfsd3 gene encoding major facilitator superfamily domain-containing protein 3 isoform X2 yields MMNDKLVFLGLLYFVQGIPYGLQSSLLPVYLRGAGHSLTRIGFTKILYFPWVLKVLWAPLVDRMGTKRRWLVATVSGLALTCLGSSALAPEMHIWGVAATLLAMNTLASVQDIAVDGAAVGLLKGRGELGLGNTAQVVGYKAGSVFAGGGLLAVIDVAGWSWMFTLLAFVYAGVALFVWGAPVLDDEPARGQQADGSRRGGQAVDGFMPWRLWRKLLAVPGTPWTVLYVLTYKLGEQGAVTMFPLFLLDHHMSARELGFWNGVIAMGFSICGSSLGGLLLAQFSIGALMRRVFVLRTISMVFQSSLLTVLEPSPLMKGMAVLSMSVQHFLGGLITTLTFTTMMHCTQRAEESIQATHYSFLATLEVLGKLTFSALAGGVVDWFGFQVAFLFFLTLSAGTALHVWTATFTGALREHQIKEQPK; encoded by the exons ATGATGAACGACAAACTAGTCTTCTTGGGGCTGCTGTACTTTGTCCAAGGCATCCCCTACGGCCTCCAGTCCTCCCTGCTTCCCGTCTACCTGCGCGGAGCGGGCCATTCCCTGACACGCATCGGCTTCACCAAGATCCTCTATTTCCCATGGGTGCTCAAGGTCCTTTGGGCCCCTTTGGTGGACAGGATGGGCACCAAGCGGCGTTGGCTGGTGGCAACGGTGTCTGGACTGGCGCTGACCTGTCTCGGCAGTTCCGCTTTGGCTCCAGAGATGCACATCTGGGGAGTTGCAGCAACCCTGCTCGCCATGAATACCCTGGCCTCCGTTCAAGACATTGCAGTCGACGGCGCGGCGGTGGGGCTGTTGAAAGGTCGCGGGGAGCTCGGACTGGGCAACACAGCCCAGGTCGTGGGCTACAAAGCCGGCTCGGTGTTCGCGGGAGGCGGGCTGCTGGCTGTCATCGACGTCGCCGGGTGGAGCTGGATGTTCACGCTGCTCGCGTTCGTGTACGCAGGCGTGGCCTTGTTTGTGTGGGGGGCCCCCGTGTTGGACGATGAGCCCGCGAGGGGCCAGCAGGCAGATGGCAGCAGAAGAGGAGGACAGGCAGTCGACGGTTTCATGCCTTGGAGACTGTGGAGGAAGCTGCTGGCTGTCCCGGGGACCCCTTGGACAGTCCTCTATGTGCTCACATACAAATTGG GCGAGCAGGGTGCAGTCACCATGTTTCCCTTGTTTCTGTTGGATCACCACATGAGCGCCAGGGAGCTGGGCTTCTGGAACGGCGTCATCGCCATGGGCTTCTCCATCTGCGGCTCGTCACTGGGAGGCTTGCTGCTCGCTCAGTTCAG CATCGGTGCTCTGATGCGACGTGTTTTTGTCTTGCGAACCATCAGCATGGTCTTCCAGAGCTCCTTACTCACTGTGCTGGAACCGTCGCCGCTCATGAAAG GTATGGCCGTCTTGAGTATGAGCGTTCAGCACTTCCTGGGCGGTCTGATCACCACGCTCACCTTCACCACCATGATGCATTGCACGCAGAGGGCCGAGGAGAGCATTCAG GCAACTCACTACAGTTTCCTGGCCACTCTGGAAGTGTTGGGCAAGCTGACGTTCAGCGCTCTGGCCGGGGGCGTGGTGGACTGGTTCGGTTTCCAAGTGGCCTTCCTGTTCTTCCTCACCCTCTCTGCCGGAACAGCTCTGCACGTGTGGACGGCGACTTTTACCGGTGCTCTCAGGGAGCACCAAATCAAAGAGCAGCCCAAATGA
- the mfsd3 gene encoding major facilitator superfamily domain-containing protein 3 isoform X1 translates to MCSVTDGPLHVGSEMMNDKLVFLGLLYFVQGIPYGLQSSLLPVYLRGAGHSLTRIGFTKILYFPWVLKVLWAPLVDRMGTKRRWLVATVSGLALTCLGSSALAPEMHIWGVAATLLAMNTLASVQDIAVDGAAVGLLKGRGELGLGNTAQVVGYKAGSVFAGGGLLAVIDVAGWSWMFTLLAFVYAGVALFVWGAPVLDDEPARGQQADGSRRGGQAVDGFMPWRLWRKLLAVPGTPWTVLYVLTYKLGEQGAVTMFPLFLLDHHMSARELGFWNGVIAMGFSICGSSLGGLLLAQFSIGALMRRVFVLRTISMVFQSSLLTVLEPSPLMKGMAVLSMSVQHFLGGLITTLTFTTMMHCTQRAEESIQATHYSFLATLEVLGKLTFSALAGGVVDWFGFQVAFLFFLTLSAGTALHVWTATFTGALREHQIKEQPK, encoded by the exons ATGTGCTCA GTGACCGATGGACCGCTGCACGTTGGGAGCGAGATGATGAACGACAAACTAGTCTTCTTGGGGCTGCTGTACTTTGTCCAAGGCATCCCCTACGGCCTCCAGTCCTCCCTGCTTCCCGTCTACCTGCGCGGAGCGGGCCATTCCCTGACACGCATCGGCTTCACCAAGATCCTCTATTTCCCATGGGTGCTCAAGGTCCTTTGGGCCCCTTTGGTGGACAGGATGGGCACCAAGCGGCGTTGGCTGGTGGCAACGGTGTCTGGACTGGCGCTGACCTGTCTCGGCAGTTCCGCTTTGGCTCCAGAGATGCACATCTGGGGAGTTGCAGCAACCCTGCTCGCCATGAATACCCTGGCCTCCGTTCAAGACATTGCAGTCGACGGCGCGGCGGTGGGGCTGTTGAAAGGTCGCGGGGAGCTCGGACTGGGCAACACAGCCCAGGTCGTGGGCTACAAAGCCGGCTCGGTGTTCGCGGGAGGCGGGCTGCTGGCTGTCATCGACGTCGCCGGGTGGAGCTGGATGTTCACGCTGCTCGCGTTCGTGTACGCAGGCGTGGCCTTGTTTGTGTGGGGGGCCCCCGTGTTGGACGATGAGCCCGCGAGGGGCCAGCAGGCAGATGGCAGCAGAAGAGGAGGACAGGCAGTCGACGGTTTCATGCCTTGGAGACTGTGGAGGAAGCTGCTGGCTGTCCCGGGGACCCCTTGGACAGTCCTCTATGTGCTCACATACAAATTGG GCGAGCAGGGTGCAGTCACCATGTTTCCCTTGTTTCTGTTGGATCACCACATGAGCGCCAGGGAGCTGGGCTTCTGGAACGGCGTCATCGCCATGGGCTTCTCCATCTGCGGCTCGTCACTGGGAGGCTTGCTGCTCGCTCAGTTCAG CATCGGTGCTCTGATGCGACGTGTTTTTGTCTTGCGAACCATCAGCATGGTCTTCCAGAGCTCCTTACTCACTGTGCTGGAACCGTCGCCGCTCATGAAAG GTATGGCCGTCTTGAGTATGAGCGTTCAGCACTTCCTGGGCGGTCTGATCACCACGCTCACCTTCACCACCATGATGCATTGCACGCAGAGGGCCGAGGAGAGCATTCAG GCAACTCACTACAGTTTCCTGGCCACTCTGGAAGTGTTGGGCAAGCTGACGTTCAGCGCTCTGGCCGGGGGCGTGGTGGACTGGTTCGGTTTCCAAGTGGCCTTCCTGTTCTTCCTCACCCTCTCTGCCGGAACAGCTCTGCACGTGTGGACGGCGACTTTTACCGGTGCTCTCAGGGAGCACCAAATCAAAGAGCAGCCCAAATGA
- the anxa1a gene encoding annexin A1a: MSFIREFMMQTVYLGMPDESVLKNEGTVKAAPNFSASSDAAVLDQAIKAKGVDENTIIEILVKRSNEQRQQIKEAYQQASGKPLDAALKKALKGDLEDVVMALLKTPAQYDAQQLKLAMKGLGTDEDTLVEILASRTNTEILDIKKAYKEDYKKDLEEDIRSDTSGDFRNALLSLCKANRTEGVCDQLIDSDARSLYEAGEGRKGKDCSVFIEILTVRSAAHLREVFQRYSKYSKVDVAKAIDLEMKGDIENCLTAVVKCAGSRAAFFAEKLYLAMKGSGTRKNILTRIMVSRSEKDLKPIKAEYKKKYSKTLYQDILDDTKGDYEKILLALCGSEN; the protein is encoded by the exons ATGTCTTTCATCCGAGAGTTCATGATGCAGACCGTCTATCTGGGCATGCCCGATGAGTCA GTCTTAAAGAACGAGGGGACAGTGAAGGCAGCACCCAACTTCAGCGCCAGCAGCGATGCCGCCGTCCTGGACCAAGCCATCAAGGCCAAAG GTGTGGACGAGAACACCATCATTGAAATATTGGTGAAGAGGAGCAATGAGCAGAGGCAGCAAATTAAAGAAGCGTACCAGCAAGCCAGCGGAAAG CCGCTGGATGCAGCACTGAAGAAGGCGCTGAAGGGAGATTTGGAGGACGTGGTCATGGCCCTGCTGAAAACGCCGGCCCAGTACGATGCCCAGCAGCTCAAGCTGGCCATGAAG GGTTTGGGAACCGACGAGGACACCCTTGTCGAGATTTTGGCCTCTCGAACCAACACGGAGATTTTGGACATAAAGAAGGCCTACAAGGAAG ATTACAAAAAGGACCTGGAGGAAGACATCAGATCTGACACCAGCGGAGACTTCAGAAATGCCCTCCTGTCACTGTGCAAG GCCAACCGCACGGAGGGAGTGTGCGACCAGCTGATTGACAGTGACGCCAGGTCTCTGTATGAGGCTGGGGAGGGGAGGAAAGGCAAAGACTGCTCCGTTTTCATTGAGATCCTCACCGTCAGGAGCGCCGCTCACCTCCGTGAAG TTTTTCAGAGGTACTCCAAGTACAGCAAAGTGGATGTGGCCAAAGCAATTGACCTGGAGATGAAGGGCGATATTGAGAATTGCTTAACGGCAGTAG TCAAGTGCGCTGGGAGCAGGGCTGCTTTCTTTGCCGAGAAGCTCTACTTGGCCATGAAG GGGTCCGGAACCCGCAAAAACATCCTCACCCGCATCATGGTGAGCCGCTCTGAAAAAGATTTGAAACCAATCAAGGCGGAGTACAAGAAGAAATACAGCAAAACGCTCTACCAGGACATTCTG gATGATACTAAAGGAGATTATGAGAAGATCCTGCTTGCTCTGTGCGGGAGTGAGAACTGA